A window of Limanda limanda chromosome 4, fLimLim1.1, whole genome shotgun sequence genomic DNA:
CAGTGAAACAGGaatcgtttttttgtttttagtttgtttcgTAGTCATTCTATGTTTCGCTTCCacggaaaataaaatgtatgagcTTCAGACACTTGATTTAATTGATTGAAGATGAGCGATGGAAAGCTGCACTTTTGAGGAGGGGCTATCACTGTTGGTCCTATCTTTGTGATTGTTCATCTTTTAGCTCCTGTAACTTCTTAACAAACGGCAGCTCCCCCCTGTGGTTTGACGGTTAGACGAGTGTGAGCCCAGGTCGGAGATACTGCGCCTGTGTTTTAACGACAGGACCTGGAAAATGAGTGGAGGGCGCGGGCTGATACTGAAGAATGTGTTTCTTGGAGATTTGGGGGGGTATCCTCTTTATGAGTTGAGCACCTGAAAGCAATATATTGTACATCTTGCATCTTGATAGGAAATTAAGATCAAATCAGGAATTCTTCTGCTTGttatacaatgttttttttctactctGCTGTTTCTATCAAGGTCTTTAGAATTTGCTAGGTAATCAAgaaaaactgttgtgtttgatACGAGTCAAATGCATATGACATTTGTGAACTCTATGTAAAAGTTGGAACAATCTAATGACGATGAATGTCTTACTTTCTAGCGGTCAGGTGAGGCCATGCCACTGGCTCTGATCCCCTTGAGTTCTGTCTTGTACTGTAAGAATACCTGTCATAAATGTAATGGTCATATGGGTTTTGCCTGACagttattattaaaaaagacaaaacaaatttgGATCCTTTTGTCATGTGTTAATTTTAGAGTGAAAGGTTTTCTCTAAAACATTGAAGATGACGTTTAAAGCATTAAAGCAGCATTTTGTCTGTAGCTTCATTCAATCATCCAAGTTTGCACTAGGTTACATTCATGATCCATGTCCGTGGAGTCAGGAAAAATGTGTCATCTTTTCACGTGATGAGCACTATAACCGAGACAGATAAAGTACATCTGAAATAATCCACAGGATTAGTAGACGGATCcacatctgatctgaggtcTCCTATAAACTATGCTTCTCTAATGCTTTCTTAAAGAGTTGAAAACCTAGAATAAATATAATCTGGTCCAGACAAAGAAGCTTCTGGTGATGGTGGGTATTAAAAGCAAATCGTCTGAGGATTATTTCTCTTCTCTGAACTGGCATCTTGTTCCCATTTTGTGATGTTATGAAGATTTTATTAATCACGTGTTAGTCTGTTATTGTCTTAAAATTCTCCGACTATGTACATTTTGAGAAAAGAAATACCACAAGGTTACTCTTTTTAATGGAAAATCGTCTTCATAAACCCTATGACCCTGTTCAGTTCAAACAATAGAGCCTTATTTAGCTTTAAAACTATGATTTCAGCACCACTTTCTAACAGGGCACTCTTTATAAGGTTCAACTTGTAAACAAGTGCTTTAttacaagttaaataaattcTTTACTCTTACAAATCTCAATCAGGCAACCCAGATGTTGGTCTTATTAAAAGCTTATAAATAGTATTCAGAGAACATGTTATTAACTATCGATAAAACCTTATTTACAGtctttatataatatacattattaACGCCAACTCTCTTACCctaaattaattcaaataaaaaggtCCACGCTCAGATAAGAAGGATAAGTCAATATATTCACGATCTGCCTAATATAAGAAATCATTTATTTCTTAAAGTGTTTAATAAAACAGCAATAATAGTTTTTTGCAAACTGGATATAAACTCTGATACAATGAGGCATGCCAGTTAGTTTGACACTGTGGAGAGAAGCCATTCTACAATAGTGGTAATGAAACAGCATCTATGGACATAGGTTTTTACCTAGTTGAATTATTGTGCTGAATTTCTGTAGATACCATTGgttattgtcattttttttcaaaactgcGCATTcaagaaaaagataaaaagaaagaaatgcttCTAAAACCAAACACCAGACCAGGATGTGAAACAAACCAGGAAGTGACACAGAATACAAAATATCTGCACTGTCTTCTGACGACAAAATGTTCAGTGTGTTATAGAAGATTAATTTAGTCGTCTATGAACTGTTAACTCATGCCAGCTAAATGCATTTCAGTGCATATACAACAACATGCATGAGCACATGACATTCATGAAAAACAACCTGTTCCTCTCAAATATACCAGCTTCAACATGAAGGTTACATGATTTTACAGTCATCATAAGTTGCTATATAGTCTTATTAATTCATGTATCATAAATAATCAGAAAAGACGATCCAAAGACGTCTTGCAAGAGTTTTTGGTGACAGCAATGCAATCGATGACGGATCATCGACAGCAGTAGATttggatgagatgagatgatgtCTTCAGTCTTTTGACAGTGTGTCCCCACCTGTCGACACAATGTCTTCACCCTGTCCTCATCTGTAAAAGTGCCTTGTTTTGTCCTCAGATGCTCCCACTTAAAAAGTCAAAGGGGACGAGTGCAGCAGCTCTTATTCTATTTCAGTCTCTGAATCCTTAAGTGGTGGGGACAGAGCTGGAACCAGCATGTGACTCAGGATGCTCGGTCCCCTTTGTGAGTCTCTGGCAGGACGCTCAGCTGGGCAGCAGCCACGGCTCCAAAAAGTCCCACTGCTTCCACAGGACGAACAGCAGCAGCGTCAGCAGCACGGTGGTGGCCACCCGGGCGCGGGTCTTCATCAGCGGGGTGATGAAGTTGGCCAGCGTGGAGACGAAGACCAGCAGCACGGCCATGAGCGCCAGGATGACGTTGATGAGCTTGCCCAGCAGAGCTCGGGCGTTGGCGTTCTCCACTCCCTCCAGCTGgaccacctgctgctgctgctgctgcagctccagcttgGTGATGCGGGTCAGGCACGACTCCACGGCCTCCTGCACAGAGAGTAACACAGCATGAGGGTTCATTCTTCAAGAGCTagtaaaaaaatttttttttcatatttctgctGAGAAAGTGTAACAATCGGTTTATTGATTGGTGAGTTCGGAATCCTGATGCAGCAGATTGGCTCAGGATGTAGAGAGGGTCATCCCCAAGATATCTGGTTCGATCCCAGTGTGGCTTCTCCAGTCTGCATTCCAAAGTGCCactgggcaagatactgaacccccaaATTTCCCCTGACGGTTGTACCGGACAGAGTATAGAAAAAGCGCTATAGaagctgtgtgaatgtgtgtgtgaacggatAAATGTGGTTTGAACTGTTAATCACTTGGTTGGTAAGACTAGAAAAGTTCTTTGATTTAATTCAATAGTAAGAGAGGAAATGATTCAGATTTGAAGCCAAGTTATAAGCATCAAAAAGTCCTTCTACCTACAGTGGGGTCAATTGGTCTTTGAATACTCTCAGGTACTTTGTTAAGGACCTTGATACATCGtggttacaataataaaatcatGTTAAAGGTCCATGAATCAGTTtcaaacaggaaaaagaaagtTCTCAATGTCAACAGTCATTTTGTCAACCTGTCCATCCTGACCATGGCTGTTAACAGAAACTCCTAATTACTACAACCACTAGAGGTCACCTGACAATAAAACGTGAATCGTAACAATGGGTcaaaatcatagactgtatataaacatgggCGAGATGAAGGCTCCCAAATGTGAAGCCAATGCAGTTGCCACCTAGTGGTAGGCTGCGGTACAAGTCAtcaaccccacctcctccatgttagtggatgggacattggTGAAACTAAAATCTCAAATAACACATCAAATGAATttatctcaaagatggtttctgtcatttaacaCTGACGATTTCACACTAATGTCTGTCCTAGTGCAAATTTTTGTGGAAAGTTAcgttttatttagttatttgatgctattaaaaaAGGGTGGCTAactggaggaagcagagacCCATCGTCCATCTATACATACAGTTTATGGTCATAAATACCTGTTTGTACAGTCAATCtataaaataattttctctGGGAGGAAGGTCTCCTTGAAGTTCCTGTTTTTGCTGATAGTCATCCACATTCTAACTATGATGCAGTGACGATCCACTCCAGGACTCTGTGTCATCAGCTTTGGGTGCGGTTACAGGTGCGACATGAAACAAGTCCTACCACACCCAAACATCCCCACACGGTGATGCTGGATGTGGTCCGAGGTGAAACAGATTTGTACCTGgatgtctctcgctctctcgtaCGACTGGTAGGCCACTTTCTCCTCCATGCTGGCGAGCTCCTGTTTGAGGTTGGTCATCTCATTCTGGTGCAGCTCTGTCAAGTCATTCAGCTGCTCCTCAAGTCGCTCGTACCTGAGTTTATAGAGAAAATAGAGAGAAGATCATGAGAAAATCAAAAGTTAACTCTTCTCATAAATCATTTGTCTCCTGTGTTCCAAAGCCTAAGACTATATATTCCTCTTCCTTGAAGTCCAAAACCACTTTATGTTGCTGTTTGTCCgtaaatgcccccccccccaaaaaaaccatTAAATATCAGTGTGGAACTGGGAGCGGATCCAGAATTTCTTTTGGCTTTTTTTggacatttgacattttctgagatacgtggatcttgatgaagaaaatctGATTGGACAGATTTGATGTGCTCTAGTGAGTATCTTTAATTCATTCTATATATCCTGCTGCAACATCACCAGATGTGTTCGCTCCGGTTTGAGAAACTCTTACTAAACACTACAGTGCTCAGGATTGAACACATATTCAAACAGTGGTTGGACGTAAGTGCATTTACTGTGACACTGTacttaaacacatttttcatgcATCTGACGTTACAtgttaacattttttgtttttgactaCTATTTTTTCTAATAGTAGTCAACAATGAGAGGGGAATTCATCCACTGATCCGATCAGagcaggtaacattagaccccgcctcctgcagcagaagCATCACTGGTGAAGAAGAAGCACCCCTGAGACTCAGATGTAATGATGTAGTAAACTGTAGCATTAGGGAAGAGGCAACTCTGTGtaagtgcttttacttttattacttacagtatatttaaaagcaagttcTCACTTATACTTAAGTAGAAACGTTGATGTGACACATGTACTACTTTAGTCTGTTTATTGAACTGTTACATAATAAGGTGTTTGTGTACTTCCTCCTTCATTACAGACAAAGTGACTCGTCTAAAAGCTGCAGAGTGACTATGGACGCCCTGTGAGATTGATTGATGAACTGCTGGTTGCAGTCTTTGCTTAGGACACATTTAGCATATCACAAATATAGTACATTATTTGGCTTGTCTATGAATTGAACAACACTGAGAGGACTGATTAAACCAGAGGTCATGTTGTGATTCTCTGCCAGTGTTTGGAGAGTCTCTACCTGtatctctcctcctgcaggcacTGGGTCATGTAGGAGTAGTCGCTCTGCAGCTGGCCCTTCATGTCCTCGATGGTGTCCTCCATGTGCGCCTGACCGGCTTTGATCTCCTGCAGGccctccagcagagagtcccaggagctgtgcatgtgatggtggtggtggtggtgcccGTCTAGCCTGGGACTCCCCATGGCTGGTCCTAACAGGccgcctccccctcctcccccggcTCCACCCGAATTACTGCACACACCCGAGCCGGACGTGGCGCTGGAGCACTCGTCGTCGCTGCCGTACTTGGGGCTGGAGACCAGGGTGGCACTTCCACTCAGCGCCCGGGGTGTGAGGGTGTCTTCGGAATGGCCCCCGTCCTCGAGACTGTCCTTGAGGTGAGCGATGTTATCCGCGCTGCCAAACCTGTTCCTTATAAGACTGGCAAACTCTCTGGGCTTGGAGACCACGGCTGTGTGACTGAAGGCAGAAACGCCACCTTTGACTCCTTCTACGACACCACCTCCAAAACCACTGATTCCAGCACGAACGTTGGCCCCTACGTCCTTCAGGCCCTGTTGCATGTCCCGCAGGACATCCTTAGGCTGCCGGGCGGGTCCGTTCTgtagagagggaagagaaatgAGGAagcggagaagaggaggatctcAAACGTGGGAGAGAGGTGATTAGGTTTAAGGGAAAGAACTGTAGGAAGATAGATGAGGAGAGCAGGGCCTGTAGGTCAGTTGATGCAGTGGTTTAAGAGAGTGCTGGGAGATGAAATCCATCAGCCTACATCTGGACACATCTGCCCTGACAAATATAGAACACTTGTTTGTGTCAGTCATGAGATAATTATTACGAAACACAGAGTAGagaaagagcacacacacacccacacacacacacttacttgtTCTATCCCCTTTAGCTTCTTGTGATAGTGCTCTAGCTTCTTGTGCAAGTGTGCGATGGTCTGTGCCGACTTCTGGTTCTTCTTCTCGAACACCTGTTTGATCCTGGACGCCTGCTGTTTGTCAGCGTTGTGGGCCAACTTCAGGTACTCTGCCACGTTGTCGTCGCGGGCCTCCTGCTCCACGCGGATCTGCTCGGTGACCTTTAGGACCTTCTGCTGCAGGTGCTCCAGAGCGGCGCGTGTCCGCTGCGGCTCGGCGGCGACTGAACCCTCTGCTCCTCCGGCCGCGACTCCAGACGCTGACGCTGACACCCCGGCTCCGTCCGCACTGATGTTGCTGTCTGAGCCCCCATGGCTTGTGGTAGAGGGTAGGCCGAGTGTTGCCACGTCACTCTTGTCCAGCTGAGGGGATGAGAGGGCAGTGGGGTTTAATGAAGGGTGAGTTAGGGAGtagtcatccaggtcatggtatcTTCAGAAGTTGTACATGTGTAATTGGCCACTGGACTTTCTTGTGTTTCCTGAGGATGTTTCACCTCTCAGGGGACACTGGGGAGCCCAACCACCCAATAGTTGGCCGGAGGGTTTATCACATCGACTCTCAAGATAGGTATAAATCGATCTATCTGCTTATCCTTCTGAGGATCTTGGGGGAAGGGGCTgtagccaatcccagctgactttGACCTTGGACAGGTTGCCAGTCTAACACAGGGAccaacaaccattcacactcacaattTAAAATCTCCAATCAACCTAACCTCCATCTaaatgtctttggactgtgagaggaagccGGAGTAAATGGAGAAAAACCCAAGCTTGCATGTAGGGAACATGCAAACCCCACACAGGGAGACCAACGCCCAAAGTGGGAACCTTCTTTGAGTTACCAGTGCACCACTGTCCTGAACAGGGAAACGACCCACTGAACAGTTAGAACTGAAGAAACCTCTTGGATGAGAGAGACACAAGCAAGTCCGGTTGTCTGCAAGTGTAACTCCTAAAGTACTATAACTATTACCACTACTACAAGTAACACAATTACACAAAGCCAACCCTTGCCTGTACTGATTCACGTATTACACTATACTCAATATACAATTTGAAGATTTTGAGTGGCtattaatatttgtttaaaaatccTCAGAGATTTGACTGCATGTATATTCCTTCAACCTTTGCGGGAATATCACGTGTTGATAACAGATAAACTCCTGTACCCAAGTGAACACATTTGAAATTCAATAGTTTGTAGTTTATATTATCTTTACCTAGAgagtattttaaaatatttaaaataagtatttatttaaaataaactggGAGCCACATAGCTCAGCTCAGAATACAACCACTGAACatgtgaaaaatatgaaatgagcGTTTATGAAGTTTCTTGTTTAAAGTCTCTGATTTGTGGTGGTAATGCCAGTAAGTGATTTGGTGGAGGCATCAGAGATTAAACAGAGAGACCAACATGCATCGTGCAcagaacaaacaacaaacacatttctttggaAAATGCATGAGGTGTTTATGAGGAATGTGATGTTAAAATCATACAACTCTGGCACGTAACAAGTGAcatttatgatgatgatgatgcgaTGCTGACCACGTTGACCCTGCTCTGTATGTGTTGCACGGCAGATGGCGGGACAGTTaatgaccctctgcctgacgtCAAAACACTGTAATCAGAGCCTGCAAACATGAGCTCAGGCCGACAGCGTGACACCGAATGTCTCGCAGCGCTGCTCTAATTTCTCTGGACAGGAACGGTGCGAGGATTCATCTGGTCTTGATTTGCTTGACGGCGTGCGATGAGCACAAGCTCCCTGTGCGGTTACAAATCAAGCAGTCTggagcagtgtttgtgtgtatgtgtgtttaacatAGTAGGTTTCAATCACAGTGTAATGGTGAGGAAAGACAGACGACTGCAGTCCCTTCTGGTTCAACGTTTCCTGATCTGGTCAGTGAAAGTgagatgctgatgctgatgcggTAGCTAAGCGATGGCTCATACTAGGAGAGGATGCTGTGTCTGGTGATGCTGAAAACAGcccaacaaaaaaacaacacagaggagcGGACATCAACAGCTGCAGTGATGCTCACATCTGCTACTATCTTTTAATAATGATAACGATGAGAAGCAAAGCAGGCAGGGTGATGTCCTGTGATGATTCAGAGCTCCTGGAGGTCGGGAGGGATGCAGGGCTgtgatgaggaggatggagatggCAGACTGTCTATGGCATGagaacaggaggacaggagTGTGCCGTGCCTtcctggggggggtggggggagcaggagacacacactgtgaggtGAGGGATGGCCGATGGACGTCAACAAGCGTGGATGTGAACACACGAGGATGAGACACAAGAAGCACAGCGATAGATTAAATTAGGAACGTTACCATTACTGCTTTAATCCAATTTTTGCAGTGCCATTGCAAGTCTGTGTTCGAGGcccatcctcctccacctcctcatcctcccccccctcctcctcctcctccccctcctccccctgtgCTCACTGAGGAGGAGCTCCCCCCTCCTCAAATATCTTCACCCTCAGCCGTGGTCAGGCTGACTATCACCTCTCTGGATCCTAACGCTCCATTGTTGGTGCCATCGATAGCCGCAGCCTCCCCTCGCCCGCTCTCTAACGCTGTGATCtatttctccccctctctctcttgctccctctccctctccctcttttgtGTCATATgctccctcctcatctctctgctctactctctctctctctctctctctctctctcttctctctctcttctctctctcttttagtcTAAATACAAATGCTGAATGTCCTGCCCTACAATGGATGTGGGAGCTGAGGGACAGATGATGGAGGGAAATGGGCGGGGGGATGGGAGAGCTTGGCGCAGGCGTGCAGGTGCCTCCGTGCCGCTGAGGccagcaggggagagagagggagagagagagagagagagagatgagggaggagggtggagcAGGGCTTGTGGCAGGGCCCTTCATCCCCTAcgaacacacacaacctgatgTGCCACTGCAGTCATGTGCGGCTaatgtgcacagtgtgtgtctgagcagttaaatggttttgtatttatatatgtatttacatCTCGCCACAAAGAAGGAAAGTTGGTAAAAATGAGAAGCGCTAACAGTTACACTTCATGTAATTCAAATCTGAAATAGCGCCTGTAACAATAAGGGGAAACCAGTGACTTCCATCCATTTGAAatttcattttactttgttattttaaaaatctAACAAGAGAAGTGGTCAGATTCATTCTTACAGCTCAAGTGAAACAAAGTGACGTCACTCTCACACTTGGTTGTGGTGTTCAAATCATCTCTCAGACCCATATGCACTGAATACCAGCTGCAGAAGAAGTAAGATAAGAGAGAACAATAGAAAGTAACGTGTGCAATGTGAACACAATATATACGGTGTAAAATAAACCCTGAGTGATATATATTAAGTGCATGTGGTCGACTGAGCTAcagtccagcagctgcaggaagaaaTGACCTGTGATATCTCAGCTTTGGTCAcatatattaaagtaaataaaggattatctcctcctcatccatgCATTTCTCCCTATTGCTAGGTTTTTTTGTATCTCTCCACTGTCGCTCACTATGGGAACTGTCGTGTGTCTCTATTATATTGTCAGGTCTCGACTTGACTATGTAAAATTCctgtaaagtgtaaagtgagatAATGTTGTGATTTGACTCCAATTAAAAACCACTGAATTGAattaagaaatattttttacaattgcGCTATTACAGCTGATTTATGTACTGATGGGACACACACAATGACccactttttcagtttttttcagtGAATGAAAAAGAAGCTGAAAAGACTCTTTGTTGCTTTCCCGTATCTTTATCCATCATTTGCCTCATtctcacacaaaccaacactCTTGTCCAACACTCAGCAAAGATGTCAAGCCAGTAAAGACAGTCGCGAGAAATTTTACTTTAAGCCTTTTTATTGGAAATTGGGattctcaaaacaaaacaaatataactCGAAGGCAAAGTACTGTATCTCACAATAAATAAGGATAGATCTTTTTCATTTGTAGCaattaacataaaacaatacTTAGGACCTGTGGGAAAGTGTCTAAGAACAGAAGTGCGTTCATTGTTCAGGGTTATGCTGATATTTGTGTggcctcttctttttcttttttttgtggcaAACATTTGAAAGCCTTCAATTCAGAAGGATAAGCGCTACAGTGACCTTGTATGAAACCCCATTCAGATCACCCATAGCAGCAGGATCTTTCCAACATTTGACATAAACCTCatgtagaaaagaaaaaccatAGCATTCGTTTTTGAGGCAGATAATATAATGTCTGTAAAATTGCACTGAGCTTTCAAATGGAAAAGAATAAA
This region includes:
- the tmcc2 gene encoding transmembrane and coiled-coil domains protein 2; this encodes MELDKSDVATLGLPSTTSHGGSDSNISADGAGVSASASGVAAGGAEGSVAAEPQRTRAALEHLQQKVLKVTEQIRVEQEARDDNVAEYLKLAHNADKQQASRIKQVFEKKNQKSAQTIAHLHKKLEHYHKKLKGIEQNGPARQPKDVLRDMQQGLKDVGANVRAGISGFGGGVVEGVKGGVSAFSHTAVVSKPREFASLIRNRFGSADNIAHLKDSLEDGGHSEDTLTPRALSGSATLVSSPKYGSDDECSSATSGSGVCSNSGGAGGGGGGGLLGPAMGSPRLDGHHHHHHHMHSSWDSLLEGLQEIKAGQAHMEDTIEDMKGQLQSDYSYMTQCLQEERYRYERLEEQLNDLTELHQNEMTNLKQELASMEEKVAYQSYERARDIQEAVESCLTRITKLELQQQQQQVVQLEGVENANARALLGKLINVILALMAVLLVFVSTLANFITPLMKTRARVATTVLLTLLLFVLWKQWDFLEPWLLPS